A single window of Melospiza georgiana isolate bMelGeo1 chromosome 6, bMelGeo1.pri, whole genome shotgun sequence DNA harbors:
- the LOC131084832 gene encoding ferritin light chain-like, producing the protein MAEPRSKRPRVTLPACPAHRPLPGSRVRHGFPPAVEEALCGLTGAQLELHYCLQALGEYFDQSHVALPNISKFFLHQALEEREAAEALMKYQQERGGHYCSKTIQKPNCDYAVGLMKALELAMVQWKTMLRYFEELYALSVENADPHSASTIKKQFIGPKIQKIKLMGDLLTNARRLDCSQDGRNSLGDYFMDRLQKEFRTTIEPEFSDHCSPCPPLQQCTGAAEGLKRPQRECSQHRNGIGPIYATIHCTTMLPQCNDGTAAKVKQGREGL; encoded by the exons ATGGCCGAGCCGCGCTCCAAGCGGCCGCGGGTGACGCTGCCCGCCTGCCCCGCGCACCGCCCGCTGCCCGGCAGCCGCGTCCGCCACGGCTTCCCGCCCGCCGTGGAGGAGGCGCTCTGCGGCCTCACCGGcgcccagctggagctgcactaCTGCCTGCAGGCGCTG GGTGAATATTTTGATCAGTCACATGTGGCTCTACCAAATATTTCGAAGTTCTTCCTGCATCAAGCTCTGGAAgagagagaagctgcagaggcaCTGATGAAGTATCAGCAGGAAAGAGGAGGCCATTACTGCTCTAAAACCATCCAG aaaccAAACTGTGATTATGCAGTCGGTCTGATGAAAGCCCTGGAACTAGCAATGGTACAATGGAAAACTATGCTACGATATTTTGAAGAGCTTTATGCCTTGAGTGTTGAAAATGCAGACCCTCATAGTGCAAGCACTATCAAGAAACAATTTATTGGGCCCAAAATCCAGAAGATCAAGCTGATGGGAGATCTGCTGACCAATGCTCGCAGGCTTGACTGTTCCCAGGATGGCAGAAATAGTCTTGGGGACTATTTTATGGACCGGCTGCAGAAAGAGTTCAGGACCACCATAGAGCCAGAGTTCAGTGAtcactgcagcccctgcccacctctccagcagtgcacaggagctgcagaaggtCTGAAGCGACCCCAGAGAGAatgctcccagcacagaaatGGCATAGGGCCAATATATGCAACCATACACTGCACCACCATGCTGCCACAGTGTAATGATGGCACAGCAGCAAAGGtgaagcagggcagggagggcctttaa
- the MYOD1 gene encoding myoblast determination protein 1 — translation MDLLGPMEMTEGSLCSFTAADDFYDDPCFNTSDMHFFEDLDPRLVHVGGLLKPEEHPHHHGHHHGHEEEHVRAPSGHHQAGRCLLWACKACKRKTTNADRRKAATMRERRRLSKVNEAFETLKRCTSTNPNQRLPKVEILRNAIRYIESLQALLREQEDAYYPVLEHYSGESDASSPRSNCSDGMMEYSGPPCSSRRRNSYDSSYYTESPNDPKHGKSSVVSSLDCLSSIVERISTDNSTCPILPPVETVAEGSPCSPPEGVSLSDGGAQIPSPTNCTPLPQDSSSSNPIYQVL, via the exons ATGGACTTACTTGGCCCCATGGAGATGACGGagggctccctctgctccttcacAGCCGCCGATGACTTCTACGATGACCCGTGCTTCAACACGTCGGACATGCACTTCTTCGAGGACCTGGACCCACGGCTGGTGCACGTCGGGGGTCTGCTGAAGCCCGAGGAGCACCCGCACCACCACGGGCACCACCACGGGCACGAGGAGGAGCACGTCCGGGCGCCCAGCGGGCACCACCAGGCCGGCCGCTGCCTGCTGTGGGCCTGCAAGGCGTGCAAGAGGAAGACCACCAACGCCGACCGCCGTAAGGCCGCCACCATGAGGGAGCGCCGGCGGCTCAGCAAGGTCAACGAGGCCTTCGAGACCCTCAAGCGCTGCACCTCCACCAACCCCAACCAGCGCCTGCCCAAGGTGGAGATCCTGCGCAACGCCATCCGCTACATCGagagcctgcaggccctgctgcgCGAGCAGGAGGACGCTTATTACCCGGTGCTGGAGCACTACAGCGGGGAATCGGACGCCTCCAGCCCCCGCTCCAACTGCTCCGATGGCATG aTGGAGTACAGCGggcctccctgcagctctcgCAGAAGGAACAGCTATGACAGCAGCTACTACACAGAGTCCCCAAATG ATCCAAAGCATGGGAAGAGCTCTGTTGTTTCCAGTCTCGATTGCCTCTCAAGCATTGTAGAGAGGATTTCCACAGATAATTCCACATGCCCTATACTGCCTCCGGTGGAAACTGTTGCTGAAGGGAGTCCCTGTTCCCCTCCAGAAGGAGTGAGTCTGAGTGATGGTGGAGCCCAAATTCCTTCTCCCACCAACTGCACCCCACTCCCCCAGgatagcagcagcagcaaccccATCTACCAAGTGCTATAA